From a single Paenibacillus sp. FSL W8-0426 genomic region:
- a CDS encoding rhodanese-related sulfurtransferase gives MCKSAYRVLLYYKFVKIDDAEALTQEHLQYCKDLGVKGRILIASEGINGTVSGTWEQTEQYMKDMHANPLFSDMVFKIDEVEEHAFKKIFVRHKAELVTFRVDQELDPNEVSGKRLSPKEFYEHLQRDDVIVIDGRNDYEYEIGHFRGAIRPDVESFREFPEWIRENLGDMKDKKIITYCTGGIRCEKLTGFMINEGFQDVAQLEGGIVTYGKDPEVQGRLFDGKCYVFDERISVPINRTDEDIVIASCYHCGTTHDRYINCPTCNLQHVCCEDCEETHNRFCSDACREAAPVHA, from the coding sequence ATGTGCAAGAGCGCGTACCGCGTGCTTTTATATTATAAGTTCGTGAAGATCGATGACGCCGAGGCGTTGACACAGGAACATCTGCAATACTGCAAGGATCTGGGCGTCAAGGGCCGCATCCTGATTGCCTCCGAAGGCATCAACGGCACCGTGTCCGGAACATGGGAACAAACCGAGCAATACATGAAGGACATGCATGCCAATCCGCTGTTCAGCGACATGGTGTTCAAGATCGATGAAGTCGAAGAGCATGCGTTCAAAAAAATCTTTGTTCGCCACAAGGCGGAGCTGGTGACTTTCCGCGTGGATCAAGAGCTGGACCCGAACGAAGTCAGCGGCAAACGCCTCTCGCCGAAGGAATTCTACGAGCATTTGCAGCGCGATGACGTCATCGTCATCGATGGCCGCAATGACTACGAATACGAAATCGGCCATTTCCGCGGTGCCATCCGTCCCGATGTCGAGTCGTTCCGCGAATTTCCGGAGTGGATTCGGGAGAATCTGGGCGACATGAAAGACAAAAAGATCATTACGTACTGCACTGGCGGCATTCGCTGCGAGAAGCTGACCGGCTTCATGATCAACGAAGGGTTCCAGGACGTGGCACAGCTTGAGGGCGGTATCGTAACCTATGGTAAGGACCCTGAGGTGCAGGGCCGTCTGTTCGATGGCAAATGCTATGTGTTCGACGAACGCATCTCCGTGCCGATTAACCGTACGGATGAAGATATCGTTATCGCAAGCTGTTACCACTGCGGAACGACGCATGACCGATATATCAACTGTCCAACCTGCAACCTGCAGCACGTATGCTGCGAGGATTGCGAAGAGACGCATAACCGCTTTTGCTCGGATGCCTGCCGGGAGGCAGCGCCCGTACACGCATAA
- a CDS encoding InlB B-repeat-containing protein — protein sequence MIAQRIKRAGILSLVFLLAISGLSSVLPVTPRAHAAAAEPLLGEIRLFPYDAAPNGWVPAEGQLLAISSNTELFSLLGANYGVGDNQTFVLPNLSNQAPGGTRYYIATNGIFPSREEGSGIANAVLGEIRLFPYYFSPSGWLTAEGQTLEIASFPSLYSLIGKKYGGDGETTFQLPNLPTNEQTPLHYAIFTNSTYSPLTGGTGDEYMGEIIPMPVQVSNPEWIQADGTLLTINANRALFDLLGNRYGGDGMTGFKLPDLTGDPSGIIYYISKVGASPIGDRALANNDQYLTNGGTTLTVASPGVLANDINVSTARLHESPTNGTITFDSNGAFIYTPNAGFSGSDSFQYIGSGSIGDSNAATVTITVTATNKPVITGVNDQTTYNGPVTPAFYGGTALLNGSPFTSGTSITGEGSYTLAVTNNAGTTTVHFVIDSTPPVVIGVADDAVYETAPTIAFNEGTATLDGSPFASGGTVSREGTHVLVVTDAAGNTTTVAFKYYTPRTVTFVSSGGTSTPAQSVRYASRLAEPDAPSRTGYTFAGWFTDSELTQAFDFDNTTITSDLTLYAKWTVRSFNVQFNTNGGSAVDGQQVNYNDFAHRPDAPSRTGYTFEGWFTDSELTQAFDFDNMTITSDLTLYAKWTVDSFNVQFNTNGGSAVDGQQVDYNALAHRPDTPSRTGYTFEGWFTDSELTQAFDFDNTTITSDLTLYAKWTVRSFNMQFNTNGGSAVDGQQVDYNDFAHRPDAPSRNGYTFAGWFTDSELTQAFDFDNTTITSDLTLYAKWAAIPAENTGGGSGGGSEGGGSSGSGSSGSSGGSNSSGSSGSSGSVSTQSSSDAAVSTDGRLTLAAGQPGRISLGPAITMNIPKGASPQAMVISINKLADPEALLTNQKRLLSPVYELLKDSPDHFGVPVNLDMAFDTALLASNERAEIMYFDERQKIWTPAGASSTQGSRIQVNVDHFTKFAVFAVAQPEQPEPASFRDIKGHWAENIIIQAVREGIVKGYSDGSFKPGKAVTRAEFVVMLMNRLQLQSDDATAHFTDNEEIGSWAQSAVAQAGSLGYIQGDASGSFRPQDPITRAEMAVIVTNVLGAETSGNAATTFADDASIPAWARTAVATMQRDGLLSGRSNNEFAPAANATRAEALNVLMQINLP from the coding sequence GTGATCGCACAACGAATCAAAAGAGCGGGCATTCTGTCGCTTGTCTTTCTGCTTGCCATAAGCGGGCTTTCATCGGTCCTTCCCGTCACCCCTCGTGCCCACGCGGCGGCAGCAGAACCTCTTCTTGGAGAAATCAGGCTGTTCCCCTACGATGCTGCGCCTAACGGATGGGTGCCGGCCGAAGGCCAACTGCTCGCAATTTCTTCCAACACCGAGTTATTTTCCTTGCTGGGAGCCAATTACGGCGTGGGTGACAATCAGACATTCGTTTTACCGAATTTGTCCAACCAGGCTCCGGGAGGTACCAGATATTATATCGCCACAAACGGCATTTTTCCATCCAGAGAAGAAGGAAGCGGCATAGCCAATGCCGTCCTGGGCGAAATTCGCTTGTTCCCTTACTATTTTTCGCCTTCCGGCTGGCTGACGGCAGAAGGGCAGACCTTAGAGATTGCCAGTTTCCCGTCGCTTTATTCCCTGATCGGCAAGAAATACGGCGGAGATGGAGAAACTACGTTCCAGCTTCCTAACTTGCCGACTAATGAGCAAACCCCGCTTCATTATGCGATTTTCACAAATAGCACCTACTCCCCACTAACTGGCGGAACAGGGGACGAATACATGGGCGAGATTATTCCGATGCCCGTGCAAGTGAGCAATCCGGAATGGATTCAAGCCGATGGAACGCTGTTGACGATCAATGCCAATCGGGCTCTATTCGACCTGCTCGGAAACCGGTACGGCGGGGATGGAATGACTGGGTTCAAACTTCCCGACCTCACCGGCGACCCGTCTGGCATCATTTATTATATTTCCAAGGTAGGCGCTTCCCCGATCGGTGATCGGGCGTTGGCCAATAACGATCAATACTTAACCAATGGGGGCACGACTCTAACCGTTGCGTCACCAGGGGTTCTCGCCAACGATATCAACGTTTCAACGGCAAGACTGCACGAATCTCCAACGAACGGGACCATTACATTCGATTCGAACGGAGCATTTATATATACGCCGAATGCCGGTTTTTCCGGCAGTGACAGTTTCCAGTATATTGGCAGCGGCAGCATAGGCGACAGCAACGCGGCAACAGTCACGATCACCGTTACCGCGACAAATAAACCGGTCATTACCGGAGTGAATGACCAAACGACCTACAACGGTCCGGTTACGCCTGCGTTTTACGGCGGCACCGCACTGTTAAACGGCTCTCCTTTTACAAGCGGTACCTCCATCACCGGTGAGGGCAGCTACACCTTGGCGGTCACCAACAATGCCGGCACCACAACCGTGCATTTTGTCATCGACAGCACCCCTCCTGTCGTCATAGGGGTTGCTGATGATGCCGTCTATGAGACAGCGCCAACCATTGCCTTTAACGAGGGGACTGCCACGCTGGACGGTTCTCCTTTTGCCAGCGGTGGAACGGTAAGCCGTGAAGGAACACATGTCCTGGTTGTAACCGACGCCGCAGGTAACACAACGACAGTCGCGTTCAAATACTATACGCCGCGAACCGTCACCTTTGTCAGCAGCGGGGGTACAAGTACCCCTGCCCAAAGCGTTCGCTATGCGAGCAGGTTGGCGGAGCCCGACGCGCCTTCCCGCACCGGGTACACCTTTGCCGGTTGGTTCACCGATTCGGAACTGACGCAGGCGTTTGATTTCGACAACACGACGATTACCAGCGACCTGACGCTGTACGCCAAATGGACAGTCCGCTCCTTCAACGTGCAGTTCAACACCAACGGCGGCTCGGCGGTCGACGGACAGCAGGTCAATTACAACGACTTCGCTCATCGCCCCGACGCGCCTTCCCGCACCGGATATACCTTTGAAGGCTGGTTTACCGATTCGGAACTGACGCAGGCGTTTGATTTCGACAACATGACGATTACCAGCGACCTGACGCTGTACGCCAAATGGACAGTCGACTCCTTCAACGTGCAGTTCAACACCAACGGCGGCTCGGCGGTCGACGGACAGCAGGTCGACTACAACGCGTTGGCTCATCGCCCCGACACGCCTTCACGCACCGGATATACCTTTGAAGGCTGGTTTACCGATTCGGAACTGACGCAGGCGTTTGATTTCGACAACACGACGATTACCAGCGACCTGACGCTGTACGCCAAATGGACAGTCCGCTCCTTCAACATGCAGTTCAACACCAACGGCGGCTCGGCGGTCGATGGACAACAGGTCGATTACAACGACTTCGCTCATCGCCCCGACGCGCCTTCCCGAAACGGGTATACCTTTGCCGGTTGGTTCACCGATTCGGAACTGACGCAGGCGTTTGATTTCGACAACACGACGATTACCAGCGACCTGACGCTGTACGCCAAATGGGCAGCAATTCCCGCGGAAAATACTGGCGGGGGGTCCGGTGGAGGATCTGAAGGCGGAGGCAGCAGCGGTTCCGGCAGTTCCGGCAGTTCCGGCGGTTCGAACAGTTCGGGTAGTTCGGGCAGCTCCGGCTCCGTTTCCACCCAAAGTTCCTCCGACGCAGCCGTCTCCACCGATGGACGCCTGACTCTTGCCGCAGGGCAGCCAGGGCGGATCAGCCTCGGACCAGCAATAACGATGAATATTCCCAAAGGTGCCTCGCCGCAGGCAATGGTCATATCCATCAACAAGCTTGCCGATCCGGAGGCTTTGCTGACCAATCAGAAGCGTTTGCTGAGTCCCGTGTACGAACTTCTGAAGGACTCCCCCGATCATTTCGGCGTGCCCGTAAACCTGGACATGGCATTCGACACCGCTTTGCTGGCAAGCAATGAACGGGCAGAAATCATGTATTTCGACGAACGGCAGAAGATATGGACGCCTGCGGGAGCTTCAAGCACTCAGGGCTCGCGCATTCAGGTCAATGTGGATCATTTCACCAAATTTGCTGTATTTGCCGTCGCCCAGCCCGAACAACCAGAACCCGCATCGTTCCGGGATATCAAGGGACATTGGGCAGAAAACATCATCATTCAAGCCGTGCGCGAAGGAATCGTCAAGGGTTACAGCGATGGCAGCTTCAAACCCGGAAAGGCCGTGACCCGGGCGGAATTCGTCGTTATGCTGATGAACCGTCTACAGCTCCAATCTGATGATGCCACGGCACATTTCACGGATAACGAGGAGATTGGGTCGTGGGCGCAATCTGCCGTAGCACAAGCCGGAAGCCTGGGCTACATCCAAGGCGACGCAAGCGGCTCGTTCCGCCCGCAAGACCCGATCACTCGGGCTGAGATGGCCGTAATCGTGACCAATGTATTGGGCGCCGAAACGTCAGGGAATGCAGCGACTACGTTCGCGGACGATGCAAGCATCCCGGCATGGGCAAGGACGGCCGTTGCCACAATGCAACGAGACGGCCTCCTATCAGGCAGAAGTAATAACGAATTTGCCCCAGCGGCAAACGCCACTCGGGCAGAAGCACTGAACGTATTGATGCAGATCAACCTCCCATAA